From the genome of Pueribacillus theae:
GAAGACAAACCACTAGGAATAGTGTATAGCCCAGACGGACACGGGAAACGAAATGTGCTCGATGAAGGCGAGATTTTAGATATCACTAATTATGGATCACCGGCACAGGCTCCATTCAATACTTCGACCGTGTTCGACAGAACGTTTACACTCATTCTAGACCACACCTATTTTGGTGTCTATAACGGAGAGGCAGGACAACAGTGGGTTATTAACGGAAAAACGTTCCCTGATACTCCGACCCTTATGGTCAAGGAGGGAGATCTTGTGAAGACAACATTTGTAAACCGGAGTTTTGCCGATCATCCGATGCACCTTCATGGACACCATGTCCAAGTCATTAGTAAAAATG
Proteins encoded in this window:
- a CDS encoding multicopper oxidase domain-containing protein, with product EDKPLGIVYSPDGHGKRNVLDEGEILDITNYGSPAQAPFNTSTVFDRTFTLILDHTYFGVYNGEAGQQWVINGKTFPDTPTLMVKEGDLVKTTFVNRSFADHPMHLHGHHVQVISKNGKPISGSPLVLDTVNIEPGETFEVAFLANNPGLWMDHCHNLDHA